Proteins from a genomic interval of Chryseobacterium indologenes:
- a CDS encoding type VI secretion system transmembrane protein TssO produces the protein MQGQITLSKKERHYQFLYLILMLLTAMIFLGVIFLKGFESPFSDEDIRGIQNLEQKAEFEQHQKIILPIMDSTYTMITKLTDETPQPFVENNIFNNINDLNGYFKNNEIADIRKDAYPQIARFYKMYFDDKKVISTTTEDIKKFEKQVEECRIGFKDKQNKLYDRENALKARTQ, from the coding sequence ATGCAAGGACAAATCACATTATCTAAAAAAGAAAGGCATTATCAGTTTTTATATTTAATACTGATGCTTTTAACTGCCATGATTTTTTTGGGAGTTATCTTTTTGAAAGGATTTGAATCCCCGTTTTCTGATGAAGATATAAGAGGTATTCAAAACCTTGAACAAAAAGCAGAATTTGAACAACATCAGAAAATTATTCTGCCCATCATGGATAGTACCTATACCATGATCACCAAACTTACCGATGAAACCCCACAGCCCTTTGTGGAAAATAATATTTTTAACAATATCAACGATCTGAACGGGTACTTCAAAAACAATGAAATTGCTGATATCAGAAAAGATGCTTATCCCCAGATTGCAAGATTCTATAAAATGTATTTTGATGATAAAAAGGTAATCTCAACAACTACTGAGGACATTAAAAAATTTGAAAAACAGGTTGAAGAATGCAGAATAGGCTTTAAAGATAAACAAAACAAGCTTTATGATCGTGAAAATGCATTGAAAGCACGGACACAGTAA
- a CDS encoding PKD domain-containing protein: MNYFQKNKKNIIIGVIATLLIAALVALWLQKKVIHSADDIVGVVYPSSLSVGDTLLFEDKTQFAKTKRWNFGDGTTSDKNSGIHFYNKPGYYQVSLIVDNKYTKSFPVMVNARSFQKKTDTAKITTTIEAPAQAMQNENVQFRAVSEAKQFNWKFGETGNTDAKEKFAIYSYKKPGDYVVTLYTEETQDPIYHRIKILPAYNSLEEEEVSVEDSYAKVDNDFKYHLQQIANGNSFNMHYNYLLKTYLCNNENTVVKVNESKVNNFYMYCAGLQFDKNTVIQTVKVNLDDLQNCVTKVDINQSK; this comes from the coding sequence ATGAATTATTTTCAAAAGAACAAAAAGAACATTATTATTGGTGTTATCGCTACCTTGCTCATTGCAGCGCTCGTTGCATTGTGGCTGCAGAAAAAGGTGATTCACTCAGCTGATGATATTGTAGGAGTGGTTTATCCGTCTTCATTGTCGGTAGGAGATACCCTCTTGTTTGAGGATAAAACCCAGTTTGCCAAAACCAAAAGATGGAACTTTGGTGACGGTACAACTTCTGACAAAAACAGTGGTATCCACTTTTATAATAAACCGGGATACTACCAGGTAAGTCTGATCGTCGACAACAAGTACACGAAATCTTTCCCGGTCATGGTAAATGCCAGAAGTTTTCAGAAGAAAACAGATACGGCTAAAATCACTACAACCATCGAAGCTCCTGCTCAGGCAATGCAAAATGAAAACGTACAGTTTAGGGCAGTTTCTGAAGCCAAACAGTTCAACTGGAAATTTGGAGAGACAGGAAATACAGATGCCAAAGAAAAATTTGCCATTTATTCTTATAAAAAGCCCGGAGACTATGTCGTTACTTTATATACTGAAGAAACCCAGGATCCTATTTATCACCGTATCAAAATCCTTCCTGCCTATAATTCCTTAGAAGAAGAAGAGGTATCGGTAGAAGATTCTTATGCAAAAGTGGATAACGACTTTAAATACCATCTGCAGCAGATTGCCAACGGAAACAGTTTCAACATGCATTACAATTACTTACTGAAAACGTATCTGTGTAATAATGAAAACACGGTAGTAAAAGTAAATGAAAGTAAAGTAAATAACTTCTACATGTACTGTGCAGGTCTTCAGTTTGATAAAAATACTGTGATTCAGACCGTAAAAGTAAATCTTGATGATTTACAGAACTGTGTAACAAAGGTAGACATAAACCAAAGCAAATAA
- a CDS encoding type VI secretion system protein TssR has product MKNKFPLAAYYIGLSVLLTSCQVKLPSKKTPEPSQYGQVDASPVVNGFPKKSVPWIVISDRSRNTAFLDKSDEKSYKEVKFLEPLMVLKHRDGMVKVAEYVPDALMKKVSSKSIKTYGWIPESDLLLWNNSLKSENTGYPVRVAVVPNNSEVIRSAERYYKNDSIMVFNSPSLIEEANVKIPNGQMVYVYKQAENNKRFLVGKKPSVDIDSIGKSLYGWVSSNVISAWGERSAIKLKNPTGITESELGIHEGYPGGSASDAVNKTAILLTDVNKRTPLENIYPVNLPLEQAPTPDRKTKYFTNILDYSKNFVFNVLGEEIYFDRYREITEKDKNINIVFALDISAQNAPYAPIVKSLLQDLQLRFEKPSYFSNVKYGVVLYKNNPCGNNVSISNLSADYSKITSFIDQKSNEMNCASNNGYQPVGEALSAAGNLLSNVPDETNIVVTVGTSASQSGNMYSVISSLTQAQARLIMFQTNARSSDNYNDFVLMAENVVTNTAKNIAELKKQKIINQYDVLTKNNFSLIEGDEGFFSLDYPKQSMSQGFVIFPKKGDVATPGFLKKSVDSLIAQVTLDNQNIDKSLNKYFHSSVGAGRTDVDLKYKYLFPGLTNPVSAGIAAQLINYGSPFLVKGYIPKELKDFPPATEKGILISETEYDNLKAFYTEVYRNTNADKPDFNQSRAIKEYVKLLKKYNPTIKFLDKGELYEQPMAYAVGMSTGFDLSEEELMAKYKLKGWRKSKIVASETVRNYFRHYKDLSDRMLANRNNPAVKIQQNGQTFYWLNEYFTPTRLPTEQPEYTKH; this is encoded by the coding sequence ATGAAAAATAAATTTCCTCTAGCAGCATATTATATAGGATTATCAGTGTTATTGACGAGTTGCCAGGTCAAACTTCCGTCAAAAAAGACTCCTGAACCATCTCAATATGGCCAGGTTGATGCCTCGCCCGTGGTCAACGGTTTTCCTAAAAAATCCGTTCCATGGATCGTTATTTCAGACAGATCAAGAAATACCGCCTTTTTAGATAAAAGTGATGAAAAGTCTTATAAAGAAGTGAAGTTCCTGGAACCTTTGATGGTTCTGAAACACAGAGACGGGATGGTAAAGGTTGCGGAATACGTACCCGATGCTTTAATGAAAAAGGTTTCTTCAAAATCTATTAAAACATATGGATGGATTCCTGAATCTGATCTTCTTCTGTGGAACAATTCATTGAAAAGCGAGAATACAGGCTATCCTGTGAGAGTTGCCGTAGTACCGAATAATAGTGAAGTAATCAGAAGCGCTGAACGATATTATAAAAACGACTCAATCATGGTGTTTAATTCACCGAGTCTTATCGAAGAAGCAAATGTTAAGATCCCTAACGGGCAGATGGTCTACGTTTATAAACAGGCTGAAAATAATAAAAGATTTTTAGTAGGTAAAAAGCCTTCTGTTGATATTGACAGTATCGGAAAAAGCCTTTATGGCTGGGTAAGTTCCAATGTGATTTCCGCATGGGGAGAACGTTCGGCGATCAAACTTAAAAATCCTACAGGAATCACAGAAAGTGAGCTGGGAATCCATGAAGGATATCCTGGCGGATCAGCATCTGATGCAGTCAATAAAACAGCTATTCTTCTTACGGATGTTAACAAAAGAACACCTTTGGAGAACATTTATCCGGTTAATCTTCCGTTAGAACAGGCCCCGACTCCGGACAGAAAAACAAAATATTTTACCAATATCCTGGATTATAGTAAGAATTTTGTTTTCAATGTCTTAGGTGAAGAGATCTATTTTGACCGATACAGAGAAATCACAGAGAAAGATAAGAATATTAATATAGTTTTTGCATTGGATATAAGTGCTCAGAATGCTCCTTATGCTCCTATTGTAAAATCATTGCTGCAGGACCTTCAGCTTAGATTCGAGAAACCTTCTTACTTCAGCAATGTTAAATATGGGGTTGTTTTATACAAAAATAATCCTTGCGGAAATAATGTTTCCATTTCCAACCTAAGTGCAGATTACAGTAAAATAACATCATTTATTGATCAGAAATCCAATGAAATGAATTGTGCCAGCAATAACGGCTATCAGCCGGTAGGGGAGGCGCTTTCTGCAGCAGGAAATCTTCTTTCCAATGTTCCTGATGAAACCAATATTGTAGTGACGGTAGGAACCTCTGCAAGTCAGAGTGGTAATATGTACAGCGTGATCAGCTCTCTTACTCAGGCTCAGGCAAGGTTGATTATGTTCCAGACTAATGCAAGATCTTCAGATAATTATAACGATTTTGTATTGATGGCTGAAAATGTAGTGACCAATACCGCTAAAAATATTGCTGAACTTAAAAAGCAAAAGATCATTAACCAATATGATGTTCTTACCAAAAACAACTTTAGCTTAATAGAAGGTGATGAAGGATTCTTCTCTTTGGATTATCCTAAACAAAGTATGTCTCAGGGATTTGTGATCTTCCCTAAAAAAGGAGATGTAGCAACACCGGGATTCCTGAAAAAGTCTGTCGACAGCCTTATTGCTCAGGTTACTTTAGATAATCAGAATATTGATAAATCACTTAATAAATATTTCCATTCTTCTGTGGGGGCGGGAAGAACAGATGTAGATTTAAAATATAAATATCTGTTCCCGGGACTTACCAACCCTGTTTCTGCAGGAATTGCCGCTCAGCTCATCAATTATGGAAGCCCATTCCTTGTTAAAGGATATATTCCTAAAGAATTGAAAGATTTTCCTCCGGCAACGGAAAAAGGAATTCTTATCTCCGAAACGGAATATGATAACCTAAAAGCATTCTATACAGAAGTATATAGAAATACCAATGCGGATAAACCTGATTTTAACCAGTCAAGAGCTATTAAAGAATATGTGAAACTGCTTAAAAAATACAACCCTACCATCAAGTTCCTGGATAAAGGAGAGCTTTATGAGCAGCCTATGGCTTATGCGGTAGGTATGAGTACAGGGTTTGACCTTTCAGAAGAAGAGCTGATGGCCAAGTATAAACTTAAAGGCTGGAGAAAATCTAAGATTGTTGCCAGCGAGACCGTAAGAAACTACTTCCGTCATTACAAAGACCTGTCAGACAGGATGCTTGCCAACAGGAATAATCCTGCCGTAAAAATACAGCAAAACGGACAGACATTTTACTGGCTTAATGAATATTTTACGCCAACAAGGCTTCCAACCGAACAACCGGAATATACAAAGCATTAA
- a CDS encoding ATP-dependent Clp protease ATP-binding subunit, giving the protein MGVLVTNETVKQLFHIAQSIAKENYNATYGGPHILQALMHKDIGLNEFLKSIDKDPGYFYEWADVRIEEYAKTAHLPDEVSQDEAIDTLIEEADDIRLKLGLDEITPICILTAIVKPQIVFSLQQLKSLPLREHEIFNLYRKDSPFAVSEDNDFSSLFSNGSDFTDSSFPSIKSYCVDRTAQARKGDLENIIGRDKELRMLVEILCRRSKPNVIIIGEPGVGKTALVEGFAIEITKGNVPDMLKNGTLLELDTGALLAGTSYKGEIEDRLKKVINECKKIEKAILFIDEIHTLLDPKGSIGNVANLLKPELARGEITVIGATTQEEYRKIIEPEQAFNRRFEVLTVNEPDEKTCVKMIDVLLEGYKKHHGIEVEKTALPECVRLAKRYAKGKKLPDAAIDLLDRTMAAIKMLDEFSEKELDSWKESYDAILKEEYSDNKDKADELIWTYNLLRDKISPILWGSLSEQPAIDNSMPVDQIQKIIEDTYAELLQHAARKREKVDRLELAAVMAAKTNIPIGKIQAQEKEKLLNMESLLLNRVVGQDHALKILSDAIVENRSGLNKPGQPIGSFFLLGPTGTGKTELAKSMAELLFNDEKAMVRFDMSEFKEEHSAALLYGAPPGYVGYEEGGMLVNKIRQQPYTVVLFDEIEKAHHSVFDVFLQIMDEGKVHDKLGKEGDFSNALILFTSNIGSEEIVKQFEEGKIPESSSLMQIMSNSGRFRPEFLARITEIIPFAPITESIAERIFNIQLKSLHTSLTRLGIVLKISDEAVKNLALGGFSSKYGARQISGVIRAQLARPISKMIVREEVKSGQTIHVDWNKEEEKLSWKVD; this is encoded by the coding sequence ATGGGAGTACTAGTAACCAACGAAACAGTAAAGCAGCTATTTCATATTGCTCAGTCGATAGCGAAGGAAAACTACAACGCTACTTACGGCGGACCACATATTTTACAGGCTTTAATGCATAAAGATATCGGTCTTAATGAATTTTTAAAAAGCATAGATAAAGATCCCGGCTATTTCTATGAATGGGCGGATGTCCGTATTGAAGAATATGCTAAAACAGCTCATCTTCCTGACGAAGTAAGCCAGGATGAAGCCATAGATACTTTGATAGAAGAAGCAGACGATATCAGATTAAAATTAGGACTGGATGAGATCACACCAATCTGTATCCTGACCGCAATAGTAAAACCTCAGATCGTATTTTCACTGCAGCAGCTGAAATCTCTTCCCTTAAGAGAACACGAAATTTTCAATTTATATAGAAAAGACAGTCCGTTTGCTGTTTCAGAAGACAATGACTTTTCCTCTTTATTTTCCAATGGATCGGATTTTACAGATTCTTCTTTTCCGTCCATTAAAAGCTATTGCGTAGACAGAACTGCACAGGCAAGAAAGGGAGATCTTGAAAATATTATCGGAAGGGATAAAGAACTCAGGATGCTCGTGGAAATCCTTTGCCGCAGAAGCAAGCCGAATGTCATTATTATCGGTGAACCCGGAGTAGGAAAGACCGCATTGGTAGAAGGCTTTGCTATTGAAATTACAAAAGGAAATGTTCCTGATATGCTGAAAAATGGTACCCTTTTGGAGCTGGATACCGGAGCATTACTGGCAGGAACTTCATATAAAGGAGAAATTGAAGATCGTCTGAAAAAGGTCATCAATGAATGTAAGAAAATTGAAAAAGCGATACTCTTCATTGATGAAATTCATACTCTTTTAGACCCTAAAGGAAGTATCGGAAATGTAGCCAATCTTTTGAAACCGGAGCTCGCAAGAGGGGAAATTACCGTCATTGGAGCTACTACCCAGGAAGAATACAGAAAAATTATAGAACCGGAACAGGCTTTCAACCGTCGTTTTGAGGTGCTCACGGTGAACGAGCCGGATGAAAAGACCTGTGTGAAAATGATTGATGTACTTCTTGAAGGGTATAAAAAACACCACGGCATCGAAGTTGAAAAAACAGCCCTGCCGGAATGTGTACGTCTGGCAAAAAGATATGCAAAAGGTAAAAAATTGCCGGATGCAGCTATTGACCTGTTAGACAGAACAATGGCAGCCATCAAAATGCTTGATGAATTTTCTGAAAAGGAACTTGATAGCTGGAAAGAAAGCTATGATGCCATCTTAAAGGAAGAATATTCCGACAATAAAGATAAAGCAGACGAATTGATCTGGACATACAACCTGTTAAGAGACAAAATAAGCCCTATTTTATGGGGTTCACTCAGTGAGCAACCTGCTATCGACAATTCCATGCCGGTTGACCAGATTCAGAAGATTATTGAAGATACCTATGCAGAGCTTTTACAACATGCTGCCAGGAAAAGAGAAAAAGTAGATCGCCTTGAGCTGGCTGCTGTAATGGCCGCTAAAACCAATATTCCGATCGGAAAAATTCAGGCCCAGGAAAAAGAAAAACTCCTGAATATGGAATCTTTACTTTTAAACAGGGTTGTAGGCCAGGATCACGCCTTAAAAATTCTTTCCGATGCCATCGTGGAGAACCGTAGCGGACTGAACAAACCCGGGCAGCCTATCGGATCATTCTTCCTGCTGGGACCTACGGGAACCGGTAAAACTGAGCTGGCAAAATCAATGGCTGAATTACTTTTTAATGATGAAAAGGCAATGGTGCGTTTTGATATGTCGGAATTTAAAGAAGAACATTCGGCCGCATTATTGTATGGTGCGCCTCCGGGATATGTAGGATACGAAGAAGGAGGAATGCTGGTCAACAAAATAAGACAGCAGCCTTATACCGTTGTTTTATTTGATGAGATTGAAAAAGCTCACCACTCTGTTTTTGATGTATTCCTTCAGATCATGGATGAAGGTAAAGTACATGATAAATTAGGAAAAGAAGGAGACTTCAGTAATGCCCTGATTTTATTTACGTCCAACATCGGAAGCGAAGAAATTGTAAAACAGTTTGAAGAAGGTAAAATACCGGAATCATCTTCCCTGATGCAGATCATGTCTAATTCCGGAAGATTCAGACCCGAGTTTTTAGCAAGAATTACAGAGATTATTCCTTTTGCCCCAATCACAGAATCTATTGCAGAAAGAATCTTTAATATTCAGTTAAAATCCCTTCATACCTCACTGACAAGATTAGGAATCGTCTTAAAGATCAGTGATGAGGCAGTGAAAAACCTGGCGTTGGGCGGATTCAGCAGTAAATACGGTGCAAGGCAAATTTCCGGAGTGATCCGTGCCCAGCTGGCAAGACCGATTTCTAAAATGATTGTCAGAGAAGAAGTGAAATCCGGACAAACAATCCACGTAGATTGGAATAAGGAAGAGGAAAAACTAAGCTGGAAGGTAGATTAA
- a CDS encoding lytic transglycosylase domain-containing protein, whose protein sequence is MKTIIRNIFTGVMLLGTVVLVNGQFLAASDTSESSVKRYQGIINSNKDLVEFIEQLLLQKGLPKHLRNLALIESHFNKNITSGAGAVGIWQLMTAHANQYGLTEQNRTDVYKSTKTAVVSLANLYKKYNNWVTVVAAYNCGEGNIAKAMQAAGSSQYHEFSQYLPAETINHVKKYLNACYATGELQSVLNNYNSSRINKVFFEDGNRKMTAAALSETEINAGFNLNIVADELKVGVDEILAWNPGIVEELQRKGESPFYLPTDLMPDFLLRKNKILTKSIKAGAGLQQ, encoded by the coding sequence ATGAAAACTATTATCAGAAATATCTTTACAGGTGTAATGCTGTTGGGAACTGTAGTTTTGGTGAACGGACAGTTTCTCGCAGCTTCTGATACCTCAGAAAGCAGCGTGAAAAGATATCAGGGAATCATCAATTCCAATAAAGATCTTGTTGAATTTATTGAGCAGCTGCTTCTTCAGAAGGGGCTTCCAAAGCATTTAAGAAACCTTGCCCTGATTGAATCTCACTTTAATAAAAATATTACCTCAGGAGCGGGTGCTGTAGGGATATGGCAGCTGATGACTGCACATGCCAACCAATACGGACTTACGGAGCAAAATCGTACCGATGTTTATAAAAGCACGAAAACAGCGGTTGTCTCATTAGCAAACCTTTATAAAAAATATAACAACTGGGTAACTGTAGTTGCTGCATACAACTGTGGAGAAGGTAATATTGCAAAAGCAATGCAGGCCGCCGGATCCTCACAATATCATGAGTTCTCGCAATATCTTCCGGCAGAAACAATTAATCACGTGAAGAAATACTTAAATGCTTGCTATGCCACAGGAGAACTGCAGAGTGTTTTAAACAATTACAACTCTTCAAGAATTAATAAGGTTTTCTTTGAAGACGGCAACAGGAAAATGACCGCCGCTGCGCTTTCGGAAACAGAAATCAATGCCGGTTTTAACCTTAATATTGTGGCAGATGAACTCAAAGTAGGAGTTGATGAAATTCTGGCCTGGAATCCGGGAATTGTAGAAGAACTCCAGAGAAAAGGAGAAAGTCCTTTTTATCTTCCCACTGATCTTATGCCGGACTTCCTTTTGAGAAAAAATAAAATACTGACGAAATCTATAAAAGCAGGAGCAGGTCTACAACAGTAG
- a CDS encoding Vgr family protein, with protein sequence MFQDDKTTKVDTPKKRDKKGNDQLKDTVQENVAKKAEGKLTTTGEKVKKVAKVGQQSLSAAQGADMFMNQTFVPNDPSIVDNKVWAKQPTSKIHNVEAIAESVIAGINRVVMLDVIIEGKIIKHFKHFRLTQSAAKHHEFSLTLAHDTLGNAENHNLGEAQSFLGKRITVVFKYKDIEKGAERNFVGVVTEVGFSQEKGSLGNIVLKGYSPTVLLDAAPHIQSFGGAQPVSLNSIADQVIREGLGQSKFDFRIDAQHGNISYSSQYEETHYNYLARMAEAYGEQFYYDGEVLHFGKLPPQEKPIKLTYGSSVSDIAVKMKAQHVNPTFYGYNSSKNEKLTTGNSKINHASDIARRAYEISEKTFTTPSLRVAPIKATSFMDIDASQKGTAGSKASEVFVTSGTTTVPFLYPGCTADIEMRKTGSNETSYFTKLMIIEVTHEVDGRGYYDGRFEAIAADTGFIPRPEFEVPRAEAQFAKVISNTDPLNQGRVKIQFDWQNGPDSSEFIRVMTPDAGSSDKVNKNRGFMAIPEVGDQVIVNFVHQHPDRPFVMGGMFHGGIGAGGGADNNIKSLSSRSGNKLELNDGEGSVFLTDQGGANMKFDGAGNAHTNANNNKIVNVGNHNTVNAGSSSAINVGGKEGEPANSYLKMDASGNICLEGKTKIELKVGKNTITITQTGITISAADGMLDMNSLQNALLVTQDNLSIHSKSLTSINSGGDMTITGSTVDIN encoded by the coding sequence ATGTTTCAGGATGACAAAACAACTAAAGTAGATACCCCGAAAAAAAGAGATAAAAAAGGCAATGACCAGTTGAAAGATACTGTACAGGAAAATGTTGCCAAAAAAGCAGAGGGAAAATTGACTACAACGGGCGAAAAAGTTAAGAAAGTAGCAAAAGTAGGACAGCAAAGCTTAAGTGCTGCACAGGGAGCAGATATGTTTATGAACCAAACATTTGTTCCCAACGATCCTTCTATTGTCGACAATAAAGTTTGGGCAAAGCAACCCACTTCAAAAATACACAATGTAGAAGCTATTGCTGAAAGCGTTATTGCGGGTATTAATCGTGTAGTGATGCTGGATGTAATTATTGAAGGAAAAATTATCAAACATTTTAAGCATTTCAGACTGACTCAAAGCGCTGCTAAGCACCATGAATTTAGTTTGACACTGGCACATGATACCTTAGGAAATGCAGAAAACCATAATCTAGGAGAAGCCCAGAGTTTTCTTGGGAAAAGAATTACCGTAGTTTTTAAATATAAAGATATTGAAAAAGGTGCCGAACGCAACTTTGTAGGTGTTGTTACAGAGGTCGGTTTCAGCCAGGAAAAGGGAAGCCTGGGAAATATTGTTCTTAAAGGATATAGCCCAACGGTGCTTCTGGATGCCGCTCCCCATATTCAGAGTTTTGGAGGTGCCCAACCGGTGAGTCTCAACAGTATTGCAGATCAGGTAATACGCGAAGGACTGGGCCAGAGTAAATTCGATTTCAGAATTGATGCTCAACACGGAAATATTTCCTACAGCTCCCAATATGAAGAAACTCACTATAATTATCTTGCCAGAATGGCTGAAGCTTATGGTGAACAGTTTTATTATGATGGTGAAGTACTGCATTTTGGTAAACTTCCACCACAGGAAAAACCAATTAAACTTACCTACGGAAGCAGTGTGAGTGATATTGCGGTTAAAATGAAGGCTCAACATGTCAATCCTACATTTTATGGCTACAACAGCAGTAAAAATGAAAAATTGACAACAGGAAATTCAAAAATCAATCATGCATCGGACATTGCAAGACGTGCTTACGAAATATCAGAAAAAACCTTTACCACCCCTTCTCTAAGGGTTGCTCCCATAAAAGCCACTTCTTTTATGGATATTGATGCGTCCCAGAAAGGAACGGCAGGAAGTAAAGCTTCAGAAGTATTCGTTACTTCCGGAACCACTACTGTCCCTTTTCTCTATCCGGGATGTACCGCAGATATCGAAATGCGGAAAACGGGAAGTAATGAAACTTCTTATTTTACAAAACTGATGATCATCGAAGTGACTCATGAGGTAGATGGGAGAGGATATTATGATGGTAGATTTGAAGCCATTGCTGCAGATACAGGATTTATTCCACGTCCGGAATTTGAGGTTCCAAGGGCTGAAGCTCAGTTTGCCAAAGTAATTTCCAATACAGATCCTTTGAACCAAGGAAGAGTAAAAATACAATTTGATTGGCAAAACGGTCCTGATTCTTCAGAATTTATCCGTGTCATGACCCCGGATGCGGGAAGCAGTGATAAAGTCAATAAAAATAGAGGCTTTATGGCTATTCCTGAGGTTGGAGATCAGGTTATTGTAAATTTCGTACATCAGCATCCGGATCGTCCTTTTGTTATGGGAGGAATGTTCCATGGAGGAATTGGAGCCGGAGGAGGAGCCGATAATAATATAAAAAGTTTAAGCAGCAGAAGCGGAAATAAATTAGAATTAAATGATGGTGAAGGTTCCGTATTTCTAACAGATCAGGGAGGTGCCAATATGAAATTCGATGGTGCAGGGAATGCTCATACCAATGCTAATAACAATAAAATAGTAAATGTCGGAAACCATAATACCGTAAATGCAGGAAGTAGCAGTGCTATCAATGTAGGTGGAAAAGAAGGAGAACCGGCAAATTCTTATTTAAAAATGGATGCTTCCGGAAATATCTGTTTAGAAGGAAAAACAAAGATTGAACTGAAAGTCGGAAAAAATACGATTACCATAACCCAGACAGGTATTACCATTTCTGCGGCAGACGGTATGCTGGATATGAATTCATTACAAAATGCATTGCTGGTTACCCAGGATAACCTGAGCATTCATAGTAAATCCCTGACATCCATTAATTCGGGCGGAGACATGACTATTACCGGTAGTACTGTAGATATCAATTAA
- a CDS encoding ankyrin repeat domain-containing protein produces the protein MFKGGGLLAAQKMFDGDLSGMEQVIKEKKIDINTLQEETGYTLLMYASIIENLNAMEKLLELGADPNIIVPNEGLESPLNHAVALNNYEMLQLLFKYKANPNPELGHSPLSKAMLLGGTDTTEKKMIDYLLQNGADINNISFNGSNIMEDAIRDDLNTAEYFLSKGGQPKIKNTNLCPMANYIEYKENQKNEGNLPDSPYYQKLFGIKKQLIDKYKVTFPYRNDTIAEAKLRIQLYEKLNPKDKISVNFNKNYGESRYQDDLAIVKGR, from the coding sequence ATGTTTAAAGGAGGCGGTTTACTGGCTGCACAAAAAATGTTTGATGGAGATCTTAGCGGGATGGAGCAGGTTATCAAAGAAAAGAAAATAGATATCAATACATTGCAGGAAGAAACAGGATATACATTACTCATGTATGCTTCTATTATTGAAAATCTGAATGCGATGGAAAAACTTTTGGAATTAGGAGCAGATCCCAATATTATAGTTCCAAATGAAGGTCTGGAATCACCTTTAAACCATGCTGTGGCACTCAACAATTATGAAATGCTTCAATTACTTTTTAAATATAAAGCCAATCCGAATCCTGAATTGGGACATTCTCCATTATCAAAAGCCATGCTGCTGGGAGGGACTGACACTACTGAAAAGAAAATGATTGATTACCTACTTCAAAATGGAGCAGATATCAATAACATCTCTTTTAACGGAAGTAATATCATGGAGGATGCAATAAGAGATGATCTGAATACAGCAGAGTATTTTCTCAGCAAAGGAGGACAGCCTAAAATTAAGAACACCAATCTTTGTCCGATGGCCAATTATATTGAATATAAAGAAAACCAAAAAAATGAAGGTAATCTGCCAGACTCTCCTTACTATCAAAAGCTGTTTGGAATCAAAAAACAATTAATTGATAAATATAAAGTAACCTTTCCTTACCGGAATGATACAATAGCAGAGGCTAAGCTAAGAATCCAACTCTATGAAAAGCTAAATCCTAAAGATAAAATATCTGTTAATTTTAATAAAAATTATGGTGAAAGCCGTTACCAAGATGATTTAGCTATTGTGAAAGGACGATAA
- a CDS encoding ankyrin repeat domain-containing protein yields MLENIKGMEVLLQKGADPNIITPDLFSSPVSQAVGTNNYEMLNVLLKYKAKLNPAIGVSPLSDAMLLGGEGTERKIIDYLLEHGADMYRMMEVI; encoded by the coding sequence ATGCTCGAAAATATAAAAGGAATGGAAGTTTTGTTACAAAAAGGAGCCGACCCCAATATTATTACCCCAGATCTTTTTAGTTCTCCGGTTTCGCAGGCAGTAGGTACTAATAATTATGAAATGTTAAATGTATTACTGAAATACAAAGCAAAACTTAATCCGGCAATTGGGGTTAGCCCTCTGAGTGACGCAATGTTATTGGGAGGCGAAGGCACAGAAAGAAAAATAATAGACTACTTGTTGGAACATGGTGCAGATATGTATCGTATGATGGAGGTAATATAA